The genomic DNA ATGCTCCATCCGCAACGTCTGCGACTGTTTTGAAAATTAAGCCAAGCACAACTTTCGATATTTTAGGATTCGAAAATAATTTTTATAAAATCAAAGGCGAATATTTTGAAGGTTACGTAATCGCAGATTTATGCGTTGCAGACCCAAGTAATCCAATTGCGAAAACAAAGATCGTGACTGTCAAATCATCCGCACCAGCAATGCGCAGTAGTGCGAGTAGCAGCAGTGCAACTACAAGCAAAACGACCACAAAATCTTCATATTACAAGCCATCCAAGAAAAAGGTAACAACCTCTAAAAAGCCTTCAGGAGCTGACAGTGCATTGACCCTATTCGGTGCCTTTGCTTCAGCATTTACCGGTGGTTCTGTAAATGGAGGTGCTGCTCCAGCTCAAAACTCTGATGACGCACTTAAAGGAATTCTCAACACAATAAACACATCTAAGGAACTGGCTAAAACTACTATCGCGATAAGAGAGCAAATGCTTACCTCATTAAATGAGACAAGAGCGCTTCAATCTCTCATTGGAAAAACAGTTTACACCATGAACCAGAACTTCAAAACCGCTTCTGAGACTGCTCGCGGTGTAAGTTCTACCGGTATGGAAAAAATATCCATAAAGGCTTTCATAAACGATTTATCCTATGAACCCACAACAACTATCGAAAGCGCATCTGTTAAGATTGCTGAGAATGGCAGAATGCTTAAAAATCTTGCAACCCAGATTAAGGCAGAAGCGGCCTCTTTCTCAAAACTTAATGCTAGCCAGCTCCAAAATTTGGATTCCATAATCAGAGATTTTTCTAATAATATTCATGCATCTAATGCCATGTATGATTTTAGCATACAGAAATCCAACAAGGTAATCCTCGGTATTGATCGGGCTATTATGGCTTTTGAAGAAAAGGCAGGACCACTTACAGTTGAAGCGACTAAACAGCTTGGAGTTCTCGCAATTTCAGCGTCACAACTTGTCGCACAGTTAAGTAACGTTCAATCAAATCCATTTGCAGCTTTAGCTGCGATCCCCCGCATCATGGAAATTCAGGAACAGGTGTCGGACTTAACTTCACTACTTTCTGATTTCAATGAAGATTATGAATACATAGAAAAAAATTCATCTATAATCAGCAAGCAAGGGATGGATATCAACTCCATTCTGATGACAGCACGCCGTAAAAACACTCAAGTTACGACAATGCTCGAATCATATTATGAAAAAAAAGTAAAGCTTAGCGAAAGGCTTCAAAACACCTATGCAAAACAGGCTGAAGAAGGCTTTGAGGTTATGGAAAAGAAAGCTGAATCTGTTGCCTTGGCTGAAGATGTTCTGGACTAATAAACATTTAAGAGGTTTTTATGAAAAAGTTTAAAGTAGTAATTCTTTGTTTAGCGGCAATGCTCCTTATGGCGGGATGTAGTTTTAAAAATGCTGAAACAGCTCAGAACTCGATGAGGGATGTTAATCACTCTGCTGAAGACCTAAGAGAAGAAAGTGAAGCATCCAAAAAAACTAGCGAAGAGCTTAAAGAGCACGAGCAAAGTGAGTCTGTAGAAACGCATAAGTGGTAATAATATGAACCTGAAATTATACCCTATTCTAGCTCTCATTTTACTCTTTATGAGCGGTCATTGCGCTGAAGCGAAAGACCTTTACATTATGCCTTCCGCCATAGGCAAAGTCCGCAACAAAGATAATGACAGACATAAGGCAGAACTGAATAAGATTCTTAAAGATAAAGAATTTAAAAAAGAACTTCGAAAAGGAGTTCTCGGTTTTCTAGAACGGGCTGCTGCAAAAAATGCTGGGGTAAATATCAAACAGGCTGGCTTCGACACAAAATTTGATGCTGAAGCCATCCTGATTCCGCTTCTTTTTGTGGATAACGTGATTTCATTTGTCGACGAGTATGGATCTGCGGATGAAAGCTTATACAAAGGCAGTGTCTACATCGGGATGAATTTTTTGTTGTTTCAGGCCCAATCTGAGTCGCTCGTATACTCTGCGCCGTTACTGATTTCAGTTCCCTATTTGAACAAGACTAAAAATTTTAGCCTTGAACCGCTGGCCGGACAAATCCGCTTTGCAATTGTAAACTTTTTTAAGGACAAAAAAACTCTTAAGCCAAATGCACAGGAATCTCTCGGCAACTGCTTAGCGGACATGGACTACCTCTTTGCCACTAGAACATGCTCTGTTAATGATATAACGATTTCAAAGGGCACTGCAAAGAGGATCGAAGATACAAAGAAGTATAAAGCACTGGCACAAATGCTAGCAGCACAAGCTCTATCTGAAGAGCACCTTGTGCTTCCTCCCAAAACAAGATTTCCGGCAATCCGCAGAGGCTTACATGCTTCAGTTGCTATGTTCGGAGTATCTTTTCAACAGGGAAGTGAAAAAGGTTTTTCAGAGCGCGACAATGTATATTCCACAAAAATGAGAATGCCTGAACCTGAAATTAAATATGCAATATCCATCAAAACCGGCGTAAAAGATGTGGACCTCGGCCCATTTATTGAACGGAATTATACTACAGCCTGCTACCTAGAAGGTGGTGGTGAAAAAATTAAGTGTATAAAAGCTGTTGAAGTTCAGATGTCTAAAAGGCATACCAAGGTATCAGATGTTCATTTATATAACAGCCTGATTAACGCATTATCAGACCTCAATTCATGCAAACGTTAAGGAAGAAAACTTATGAATCTACTGCGCTTTCTAGCATCACCAATTCTTTGTATCATTTTAGTGTTGGTTACAACAACTTGTGCTTTCTCAAGCAGTAAAGAAAAAGACGGGCTTAAAGTTTATGAGAAAGCTGGCAAGCCTACTATTGTATTTTCTTTGGTGCCAAGAATCAAGAATGAAAATCTTTCCCCGCAGCAATGTGAAAACCTTATTCGTAATCTGAATAAATCTTTGCAGCAGGAATTTAATGAGGCAGGATTCGAAACACATCAGGACAGAATGATTTCAGGTTTTCTACAGGACTCTTGCAAAAGATCTTATGCAACGCAGCAACAAGACGTGACTGAGGGTGAAATAATTATTATTGCTCGAGAAAATATGGTCGACTATGTCGTTATCGGATTATCAGAGCTAACCATAACTTATGATGATGACTACGAGCAATACATCGCTATGGCGGATATTAATGGAGATTTTCTAGGCGTTGAATATGACCCACCAGAAGCATACGCACTGAATCTAACAGGTGAATACATGCACCCGGACAGGAACAGTCTTATCAAGTTAGCTCTCGTTGATATTGCGAGAAAAGTAGCAAGACTCAGAACAATAAATACGGTTTTGAAACACTGGGATAACAATAACAAAAAGAGATAATTTAATTATTATCATCTAATTGCGAAGGATCAAGCTGTTCCTTCGCATATTCCATATAAAGCTCGGAATCGAGAAAAAGCTGGTAAACGTCAGAATCAATGTGTCCATCTTTTTTCATGAAGCCTAGAATTTTAATTGCCTGACTGAGCTTCATTGGTTTTTTGTACGGCCTATCTTTAGCTGTTAAAGCTTCAAATATATCTGCGACCGCCATAATACGGGACTGTAGCGGAAGGTCATCACCGGACAGACCTTTAGGATAACCTGAACCATCCGGCTTTTCGTGATGCCCTGCAGCATATTCAGGAACACGAGTAAGCCTCTTGGGAAACGGAAGCCTTGAAAGCATTTCAAGAGTAATAGCTGCATGACTCTCAATAATTTTACGCTCACGATTCGTCAGGGTCCCTTTGCGAATACATAAATTTTCAAGCTCATCAGCTGTCAGCCAATTCAATTCTTTCCCGCCACTCTCATATGTACGGCCTGCAATATCGTAAACGCGCTCAATTCGCTCGTCAGTCATAAACTCATTAGGAATATTGCAAGAAGCGATAAAGATCCTGTCATCTTCAAATTGCTTCAAATCAGCAGCATAGCGCATTTCTATTTCTGAAATTTTTTCTGGATCAGCACCATTAGATAAGACTTCAATAGTCTCTGTCAGCTGTTTATTTTTTAAGATCTCTGCAATCAATTTGAAACGATTATCTACAAGCTCAACACGATCATAAATAGTCTCTAGCTTTGTGGATTTGTCAACCACATGCTCAGGGATAGAAATTTTACCAACATCATGCATCCAAGCTGCAAGCTTAAGCTCTTCAAGTTCATCCCTTGAAAAACGTTGATCAGCGTATTTACCAGTATCTGTGCTGTTGACTTTCTCAGCAATCATCATGGTAAGAATCACGACTCTCTCAATATGCCCGTTCGTATAGGGAGATTTGGCATCAATAGCTGCAGCTATGCTTTGGATTACAGAATACAGAAGATCTTTAAGACCCTGTATAAGTTGAGCATTAGTAAGAGCAATAGCTGCCTGAGATGCTAAAGATCCGACGATATCAACAACATCAGAGGAAAATTCCACAACTTCGCCATTCTCATCGAGAGCATTCAGAAGCTGCAATACTCCGATTATATCCTGCTCATGATTTTTAAGAGCCAAAACGAGCATGGATTTCGAATTATAACCAGTTGCCTCATCATATTTTCGAGGCCCAGTAAAATCGAAACCCTCAGCTTTATAAACGTCAGCAATATTAACAGTTTCGCCTGTGAGAGCACAATATGCGGAGACATGAGATTTATTAGGCTTTTTGCCAGCATTATATAGAGGGACCGGAGGAAGGGTTATTTCATTGCCACTTGTTCCACCCATCCGAACTTTCATCGTATCATTTTGCAGAATCGAAAATTCAAGTTTGCGGTTATCTTTATCAACAATATAAAGTGTTCCGGCGTCCGCGTTAGTTAAAACACGAGCCTCATCAACAATCATTTCCAAAAGACGCTCAAGCCTAGTTTCCCCGGATAGGGCTAGCCCTATTTCAGTTAACCTACTAACTAAATCCATCTGTTCGCTGAACATATCAGTAAAGGATGAAAGAATTGGACGAGTAACTTCCTTCAGTGTTTTTTGGCACTTGGCGCACGAAGAATTGGCAATTGTATCTTGCAGAAGCATTTCTACATCTACTAAGCTAGCCTTATTTATCCCGGCAATCTTCTTTTTCAAAACATCCCCCAAAAACTTTTATATATAAGCTATACCTATAAAACTCATTAGCTACAAGCAATTCAAGAACTTAATCTCATGATTATTGGATATTTCATTTTACTTTTTGTAAAAACTCTTCGGACAACTGAGCACATATCATTATATTTGCGCAGATATTATCTGTAAAAGACCTATACATGCAAAGCCAACTAGGCCGTCTTTGCCGAATTTACATTCTTTTATTTATTATTTTACAAATGGTGCAACTAATCTTGAAAAATAGGGTTCTACGGGTTGCCCGTTAACTATTAATGGATTATAAATTTACAGTTTTTTGCAATTAAACTAAAAGTTAAAAAGGAAGCTTATTCCGACTTTGCATACAAGCTTCCTTTATAATTTAAACAGACAAAGATGATAATTTAATTTCTGAATTATATAATTAAATTTACAAGCTAAACTTAGCAAAAATTTAAACAGAGGATTACATGCCCTTAAGCTCCTTGCAGCAACGCTGTATAACATCAGTGACTCTCGTCGCGGTCCTTTTCCTTGCTCTTTATTTCGGAGGGCTATTCCTCGTAAGCGTAGTAACCATTTTTTCAGTTATAGCGCTCCATGAATTTTACTCAATGTTCTGGAAAGAGGAATCACGCTCTTTATCAAAAATGATGGGAATGCTATCTGGAGCAGCGATTGTTTTAACAGGAGCTCTAGCATCTCATACATGGATGCTTGTTTTATTGCTCGGACTTTTTTGGGTTTTTAATTTCAAATTCCTATTTTCCTACAGCTCCAGCCCGGGAAGAACTTCATATAATGACAGCATGGTTCTTTTCTCCGGCCTGATTTATATCCCTTTGACATTGCAGTTTTTAACATCGATGAATAGCTGGGAAATAATATTTGTTCTCCTGTCATCATCTGCATCTGACACCGCAGCCTTTTATGCCGGTACATATTTTGGAAAGAAAAAAATATGGCCGCGTATTAGTCCTAAAAAATCATGGGCAGGATCAATCGGAGGCTTTACAGCCTGTGTTATCTGCTGCACGGTATACGGGTTGTTCCTCGGTCATGCCTCCGTTATTGCATGGGTGATTCTCGCAGGCTCTTTAAACATCGCTTCGCAAATGGGTGATTTCTTTGAGTCCGCTCTCAAACGCAAGCTTGATATTAAAGACTCCGGCAACATTTTGCCGGGACACGGCGGAGTTTTAGACAGAATAGACAGCCTTGTTCTTGCCCTTCCAGTTTATATTTTAGCAAGACAAATACACGCCTTTTTTTAATAAACACTATATAAACATTTGAAACTTAAGAAGACGGATATACTACTTTGAAAACATACATATCTCCTTGGCCTTCAACAGCGGAACTGCCTCCATTTCCTAGAACCATTTCGATCCTTGGCTGTACAGGATCGATAGGCACAAGCACCCTGAAGGTGATTGAGCAGCATCCTGATCTCTTTAAAATAACAGCACTGGCCGGTGGAAGAAATGCCACCCTCCTTGCGGAGCAGGCAACAAAACACCGTCCTAAATATTTAGCTGTGCTTACCGATGGAATAGCTAAAGAACTTAAAGCATTACTCCCTGCTGACTACAAACCTGAAATACTGACAGGCCCATCAGCTTACGTAACACTTGCCTCACTGGATGAAGCATCACTA from Maridesulfovibrio frigidus DSM 17176 includes the following:
- a CDS encoding SH3 domain-containing protein is translated as MRLRLFCCLLLSASFLFAGCIPTKKPSPHDSVQSQVQTQTVIITPIVTGTSVFKSNVRAKASSKSQIVDVLQKGSQVEIIGKNKNWYQVKRSDNTGTSGFVFHKLIHLDFENYLGTQGRNKDYVSIHNAPSATSATVLKIKPSTTFDILGFENNFYKIKGEYFEGYVIADLCVADPSNPIAKTKIVTVKSSAPAMRSSASSSSATTSKTTTKSSYYKPSKKKVTTSKKPSGADSALTLFGAFASAFTGGSVNGGAAPAQNSDDALKGILNTINTSKELAKTTIAIREQMLTSLNETRALQSLIGKTVYTMNQNFKTASETARGVSSTGMEKISIKAFINDLSYEPTTTIESASVKIAENGRMLKNLATQIKAEAASFSKLNASQLQNLDSIIRDFSNNIHASNAMYDFSIQKSNKVILGIDRAIMAFEEKAGPLTVEATKQLGVLAISASQLVAQLSNVQSNPFAALAAIPRIMEIQEQVSDLTSLLSDFNEDYEYIEKNSSIISKQGMDINSILMTARRKNTQVTTMLESYYEKKVKLSERLQNTYAKQAEEGFEVMEKKAESVALAEDVLD
- a CDS encoding HD family phosphohydrolase, translated to MKKKIAGINKASLVDVEMLLQDTIANSSCAKCQKTLKEVTRPILSSFTDMFSEQMDLVSRLTEIGLALSGETRLERLLEMIVDEARVLTNADAGTLYIVDKDNRKLEFSILQNDTMKVRMGGTSGNEITLPPVPLYNAGKKPNKSHVSAYCALTGETVNIADVYKAEGFDFTGPRKYDEATGYNSKSMLVLALKNHEQDIIGVLQLLNALDENGEVVEFSSDVVDIVGSLASQAAIALTNAQLIQGLKDLLYSVIQSIAAAIDAKSPYTNGHIERVVILTMMIAEKVNSTDTGKYADQRFSRDELEELKLAAWMHDVGKISIPEHVVDKSTKLETIYDRVELVDNRFKLIAEILKNKQLTETIEVLSNGADPEKISEIEMRYAADLKQFEDDRIFIASCNIPNEFMTDERIERVYDIAGRTYESGGKELNWLTADELENLCIRKGTLTNRERKIIESHAAITLEMLSRLPFPKRLTRVPEYAAGHHEKPDGSGYPKGLSGDDLPLQSRIMAVADIFEALTAKDRPYKKPMKLSQAIKILGFMKKDGHIDSDVYQLFLDSELYMEYAKEQLDPSQLDDNN
- a CDS encoding phosphatidate cytidylyltransferase, whose product is MPLSSLQQRCITSVTLVAVLFLALYFGGLFLVSVVTIFSVIALHEFYSMFWKEESRSLSKMMGMLSGAAIVLTGALASHTWMLVLLLGLFWVFNFKFLFSYSSSPGRTSYNDSMVLFSGLIYIPLTLQFLTSMNSWEIIFVLLSSSASDTAAFYAGTYFGKKKIWPRISPKKSWAGSIGGFTACVICCTVYGLFLGHASVIAWVILAGSLNIASQMGDFFESALKRKLDIKDSGNILPGHGGVLDRIDSLVLALPVYILARQIHAFF